The proteins below are encoded in one region of Fibrella aestuarina BUZ 2:
- a CDS encoding SDR family NAD(P)-dependent oxidoreductase: protein MSYFTGKTILITGAGSGIGRELARQAVERGAIVIATDINEATLAETNQLAGGRLATYLLDVGDAAAIQAFAERVIPTLNPASPLILVNNAGVALASGPFAQTDLVDFEWLLSINLMGVIRMTKAFLPFMQQHNRGQIVNLSSVFGLAGVENQSAYCTAKFGVRGFSDVLRMELLDTGIGVTCVHPGGIKTNIAASARLGQGGFVTEAMHKQGTASFAEAAKTTPQQAASIILDGVARRKARVLIGADARQIEWVTRLFPTRYVSIIKRQIQKAFTYEQ, encoded by the coding sequence ATGAGCTATTTCACTGGCAAAACGATTCTCATTACCGGCGCGGGGTCGGGCATCGGACGCGAACTGGCCCGGCAGGCGGTTGAGCGGGGTGCCATCGTGATCGCCACCGACATCAACGAAGCTACGCTCGCCGAAACGAACCAACTGGCCGGAGGGAGATTGGCAACGTACCTGCTCGATGTAGGCGATGCGGCGGCGATTCAGGCCTTTGCCGAGCGGGTGATTCCGACGCTAAATCCAGCAAGTCCGTTGATCTTGGTTAATAACGCGGGCGTCGCGCTGGCCAGTGGGCCGTTCGCCCAAACCGATCTGGTCGATTTCGAGTGGTTGCTGAGCATCAACCTGATGGGCGTAATTCGGATGACGAAAGCCTTTCTGCCGTTCATGCAGCAGCATAACCGGGGGCAGATCGTCAATCTCAGCAGTGTGTTCGGGTTGGCGGGGGTCGAAAATCAGTCGGCCTATTGCACGGCTAAGTTCGGCGTGCGCGGCTTTTCCGACGTGCTGCGCATGGAACTACTCGACACCGGCATTGGGGTCACCTGCGTGCATCCGGGTGGCATCAAAACCAACATCGCCGCCAGCGCCCGGCTTGGCCAGGGCGGTTTCGTGACTGAAGCCATGCATAAACAGGGGACAGCTAGTTTCGCCGAGGCCGCCAAAACGACACCGCAGCAGGCCGCCTCGATCATTCTCGATGGCGTGGCACGGCGGAAAGCCCGCGTGCTGATCGGTGCCGACGCCCGTCAAATTGAGTGGGTCACGCGCCTATTCCCTACCCGCTACGTATCCATTATCAAACGCCAGATTCAGAAGGCGTTTACGTACGAACAATAA
- a CDS encoding thymidylate synthase, whose product MQQYHDLLRHILANGTRKTDRTGTGTLSVFGYQMRFNLQAGFPLLTTKKVHTKSIIHELLWFIKGDTNIKYLKDNGVSIWDEWADENGDLGDVYGKQWRSWETTDGRQIDQLANVIRQLKQSPDSRRMIVSAWNPGEVDRMALPPCHALFQFYVAPPDEAKGQTKPQLSCQLYQRSADVFLGVPFNIASYALLTIMIAQECGYEAYEFIWTGGDTHLYLNHLEQVDTQLARPFRPLPTMRLNPDVQSVFDFTYADFTLENYDPWPAIKAPVAV is encoded by the coding sequence ATGCAGCAATACCATGACCTGCTCCGGCACATTCTTGCCAATGGTACCCGCAAAACCGACCGTACCGGCACCGGCACCCTCAGCGTATTTGGCTACCAGATGCGCTTCAACCTCCAGGCAGGCTTCCCGTTGCTGACGACCAAAAAGGTCCATACAAAGTCGATCATCCACGAACTACTGTGGTTTATCAAAGGCGACACCAATATCAAGTACCTGAAAGACAACGGCGTTAGTATCTGGGATGAGTGGGCCGACGAAAATGGCGACCTCGGCGATGTCTATGGTAAGCAGTGGCGGAGTTGGGAAACCACCGATGGCCGCCAGATCGACCAGCTGGCCAACGTGATCCGGCAACTGAAACAATCGCCCGACTCCCGCCGCATGATCGTGTCGGCCTGGAACCCCGGCGAGGTCGACCGGATGGCGCTCCCCCCCTGCCATGCGCTTTTCCAGTTTTACGTGGCCCCGCCCGACGAGGCTAAAGGCCAAACCAAACCGCAGCTGTCGTGTCAGCTCTACCAGCGCAGTGCCGACGTGTTTCTGGGGGTGCCGTTTAACATTGCGTCGTATGCGTTACTCACGATTATGATCGCGCAGGAGTGCGGCTACGAGGCTTACGAGTTTATCTGGACGGGCGGCGATACGCACCTGTACCTGAACCACCTGGAGCAGGTTGATACGCAGTTGGCGCGCCCGTTCCGCCCCCTGCCAACGATGCGCCTGAACCCTGATGTCCAGTCGGTGTTCGACTTTACCTACGCCGACTTTACACTCGAAAACTACGACCCCTGGCCGGCGATTAAAGCCCCGGTCGCGGTTTAA
- a CDS encoding lysophospholipid acyltransferase family protein codes for MPRPFSPFRFAKRGLDYILSALYLVYFGLVLLVFHAIQVLTFWLGGRAWQQHAASAMNAGLVYGQWLTGTTSRFRFATTLPSDRPLIFVANHQSLFDIPPMGWWLRAYKPVFVAKKELEYGTPSVSYNLRKSGAALIDRQDARQSLGELGRLGGRLKTLDCSVIIFPEGTRSRDSMPRPFAGAGLAILLKKAPNSLIVPVAIDGTGRFNPEGLFPLRSFSRLSWTVLAPIDPAGLNAEQVAEQARQAIAATLERGGSQSGS; via the coding sequence ATGCCACGTCCTTTTAGTCCCTTTCGGTTCGCCAAACGCGGACTCGATTACATCCTTAGCGCCCTGTATCTGGTCTATTTCGGCCTCGTATTGCTCGTTTTTCATGCCATTCAGGTACTGACGTTCTGGCTGGGTGGCCGTGCCTGGCAACAGCACGCTGCCTCAGCTATGAATGCGGGCCTTGTCTACGGGCAGTGGCTTACCGGCACCACTTCGCGGTTTCGGTTCGCAACGACACTCCCCTCCGACCGGCCACTGATTTTCGTTGCCAACCACCAGAGCCTGTTCGACATTCCACCCATGGGCTGGTGGTTACGGGCCTATAAACCCGTGTTTGTGGCGAAAAAAGAACTTGAGTATGGCACCCCCAGCGTCTCCTACAACCTGCGCAAAAGTGGGGCGGCCCTGATTGATCGCCAGGATGCCCGCCAATCGCTGGGTGAACTGGGTCGGCTGGGTGGCCGACTGAAAACCCTGGACTGCTCCGTTATTATCTTTCCCGAAGGCACCCGCAGCCGCGACAGTATGCCGCGCCCATTTGCCGGTGCCGGTCTGGCTATTTTACTCAAAAAAGCACCCAATTCGCTCATCGTGCCGGTTGCCATCGACGGTACCGGCCGCTTCAACCCGGAAGGGCTGTTTCCGCTTCGTTCGTTTAGCCGCCTGTCGTGGACGGTGTTAGCCCCCATCGACCCGGCTGGCCTCAACGCCGAGCAGGTCGCCGAGCAAGCCCGGCAGGCCATTGCGGCAACGTTAGAACGTGGGGGGTCGCAGTCGGGTTCCTGA
- a CDS encoding amidohydrolase, translating into MRSSLLTAVLLLPVLALGQSKAKKATAPTVDKDKQTVIANLNGRFAEYAGLSKQIWDFAELGYQEEKSSLLLQEQLKKEGFAVQAGVAGIPTAFVATYGAGKPVIGILGEYDALPGLATEAKPDFTPIPGQKGGHGCGHNLFGTASVAAAVEVKNWLKASGHAGTVKIYGCPAEEGGAGKVYMVREGLFNDVDVVLHWHPGSQNAADAGTSLANKNAKFRFRGIAAHAAASPERGRSALDGVEAMNYMVNMMREHVPSDTRIHYVITKGGEAPNVVPAFAEVYYYARHKDRDILQSVWKRIENAAEGAAKGTGTKVEWEILGGVYNLLPNVTLAEVMHQNLKTVGGLTYTPEETAFAEKIRSTFPDDQKVPITNAAQIKDFRDASASATSGGSTDVGDVSWAVPTVGLQTATWVPGSSAHSWQSTAASGMSIGQKGMIVAAKTLALTALDLYNNPALIEKARAEWVQKRGANFNYEALLGDRKPALDYRK; encoded by the coding sequence ATGCGTTCATCGCTCCTCACTGCCGTCCTGCTGCTGCCCGTCTTGGCATTGGGCCAATCGAAGGCTAAAAAGGCCACCGCCCCCACCGTCGACAAAGACAAACAGACCGTCATCGCCAACCTCAACGGGCGCTTTGCCGAATACGCCGGTCTCTCCAAACAAATCTGGGACTTCGCCGAACTGGGCTACCAGGAAGAAAAAAGCTCGTTACTGCTTCAGGAACAACTCAAGAAAGAAGGCTTTGCCGTACAGGCAGGCGTGGCGGGTATCCCCACGGCCTTCGTGGCCACCTACGGCGCGGGCAAACCGGTGATCGGTATTCTGGGCGAATACGACGCGTTGCCCGGCCTCGCCACCGAAGCCAAACCCGATTTCACGCCCATCCCCGGCCAGAAAGGCGGGCACGGCTGCGGGCATAACCTGTTCGGGACGGCCTCGGTCGCGGCGGCGGTCGAAGTCAAAAACTGGCTGAAGGCGTCGGGCCATGCCGGTACGGTCAAAATCTACGGCTGCCCGGCCGAAGAAGGCGGGGCGGGTAAGGTGTACATGGTGCGCGAAGGCCTGTTCAACGACGTCGACGTGGTACTGCACTGGCACCCCGGCTCGCAAAACGCCGCCGACGCGGGTACGTCGCTGGCTAACAAAAACGCCAAATTCCGCTTCCGGGGCATCGCCGCCCACGCCGCCGCGTCGCCCGAACGGGGCCGGTCGGCGCTTGATGGCGTCGAGGCGATGAACTACATGGTCAACATGATGCGCGAACACGTACCCAGCGACACCCGCATCCACTACGTCATTACGAAAGGCGGGGAAGCGCCCAACGTGGTTCCTGCCTTTGCCGAGGTGTATTATTACGCCCGGCACAAAGACCGCGACATCCTGCAAAGTGTCTGGAAGCGCATCGAGAACGCCGCCGAAGGAGCCGCCAAAGGCACCGGCACGAAGGTGGAGTGGGAAATTCTGGGGGGCGTCTACAACCTGCTGCCCAACGTGACGCTGGCCGAGGTGATGCACCAGAACCTGAAAACGGTGGGCGGCCTCACCTACACGCCCGAAGAGACCGCCTTCGCCGAGAAAATCCGTAGCACCTTCCCCGACGACCAGAAAGTGCCCATCACCAACGCCGCGCAGATCAAAGACTTCCGCGACGCCTCGGCCAGCGCCACCAGCGGCGGCTCCACCGACGTGGGCGACGTGAGTTGGGCCGTCCCAACGGTTGGCCTGCAAACCGCCACCTGGGTGCCGGGGTCGAGCGCCCACAGCTGGCAGTCGACGGCCGCCAGCGGCATGAGCATCGGCCAGAAAGGCATGATCGTCGCGGCCAAAACGCTGGCGCTCACCGCCCTCGATCTGTACAACAACCCCGCCCTTATCGAGAAAGCGCGCGCCGAGTGGGTCCAGAAACGCGGTGCCAACTTCAACTACGAAGCCCTGCTCGGCGATCGCAAACCCGCCCTCGATTACCGGAAGTAG
- a CDS encoding maltokinase N-terminal cap-like domain-containing protein produces the protein MLSFLTSTQPWSTFLDDTDAHQQLTETILLPYVNTCRWFAGKARQQTGIHISAMLALPGTGQQPFYLLILDAHYADGEPEQYLLPLALVADLTDVPDKGVLTEARFSDMPGTLVDAIYVAGFRDALFKHIAANDSVTQPGNSASGSSASGTLAFQRGRGLIDAEAGATLTSRVLPVDSSNSALVFGYALPSQPSGELFFLKLYRKLFEQTNPEVEMVAFLTETGGFGAIPAYAGRFTWQRTNAAGPQPDITLGMMQRMVPNDKDSWAMTGDYLNDFLYAVPNRLFAVKEDVFEKVALLGQRTAEMHLALYAKTDDPAFQSEPFTDEYRRFLTGRFTDLLDRRYDLLVNNYSRLDAQAQRLAWVFMEAKEMIDDFVADFQTRWLGSCRIRVHGDYHLGQVLAVGDHTGHRDYVIIDFEGEPESTITDRKIKHSPLKDVAGMIRSYHYAVSAKLFNSVETEGIDPEKLQIVSDRWYKLIRDTYLDAYLGTFGSPHPMFYDNGEINYLLLIYLLEKAVYELGYEISYRPTWVKIPLKGIVDVIREIEKLQPGGHHRQMASAPLHLV, from the coding sequence ATGCTCTCTTTCCTGACCTCCACCCAACCGTGGTCTACTTTTCTTGACGATACCGACGCCCATCAGCAGCTTACTGAGACCATTTTACTCCCCTACGTGAATACCTGCCGCTGGTTTGCCGGAAAAGCCCGGCAGCAAACGGGTATCCACATCAGTGCCATGCTGGCGCTGCCAGGCACGGGACAGCAACCTTTTTACCTGCTTATCCTTGATGCGCACTACGCCGACGGCGAACCCGAACAATACCTGCTTCCGCTCGCCTTGGTCGCCGACCTCACCGACGTACCTGACAAAGGCGTGCTGACCGAAGCTCGTTTTTCGGATATGCCCGGTACGTTGGTCGATGCCATTTATGTAGCGGGGTTTCGGGACGCACTATTTAAGCATATAGCCGCCAACGACTCGGTTACGCAGCCCGGCAATTCGGCGTCCGGCAGTTCCGCGTCAGGTACGTTGGCGTTTCAGCGGGGGCGGGGCCTGATCGACGCCGAAGCCGGGGCCACGCTCACCTCGCGCGTGTTGCCGGTCGATTCGAGCAATTCGGCGCTGGTGTTTGGCTATGCTCTGCCCAGTCAGCCGTCGGGCGAACTGTTCTTTCTGAAACTCTACCGGAAGCTGTTCGAGCAGACCAACCCGGAGGTCGAGATGGTCGCCTTCCTGACCGAAACGGGCGGTTTTGGAGCCATTCCGGCCTATGCAGGGCGGTTTACGTGGCAACGGACGAACGCAGCCGGGCCGCAACCCGACATCACGCTGGGTATGATGCAGCGGATGGTGCCCAACGACAAAGACAGTTGGGCCATGACCGGCGATTACCTCAACGATTTCCTGTATGCGGTGCCCAACCGGCTCTTTGCGGTTAAGGAAGATGTGTTCGAGAAAGTAGCCTTGCTGGGGCAACGCACCGCCGAAATGCACCTGGCGCTCTACGCCAAAACCGACGACCCGGCCTTCCAGTCGGAACCCTTCACCGACGAGTACCGCCGCTTCCTGACGGGCCGGTTCACGGACCTGCTCGACCGCCGCTACGACCTGCTGGTCAACAATTACAGTCGGCTCGACGCGCAGGCGCAGCGGCTGGCGTGGGTGTTCATGGAAGCCAAAGAGATGATCGACGATTTCGTGGCGGATTTCCAGACGCGCTGGCTCGGGTCATGCCGCATTCGGGTCCACGGCGATTATCACCTCGGGCAAGTGCTGGCTGTGGGCGACCATACCGGCCATCGGGATTATGTCATCATCGACTTTGAAGGTGAACCCGAAAGCACGATCACCGACCGGAAGATCAAGCATTCGCCGCTCAAAGACGTGGCGGGCATGATCCGGTCGTATCACTACGCCGTGTCGGCCAAGCTGTTCAATTCCGTCGAGACGGAGGGCATTGACCCCGAAAAACTCCAGATCGTTTCGGACCGCTGGTACAAGCTCATTCGCGACACGTACCTGGACGCCTACCTCGGCACGTTCGGATCGCCGCACCCGATGTTCTACGACAACGGCGAGATCAACTACCTGCTGCTGATTTACTTACTCGAAAAAGCGGTATACGAACTGGGCTACGAGATCAGCTACCGCCCTACCTGGGTGAAAATTCCGCTCAAAGGCATCGTCGACGTGATCCGCGAAATCGAAAAGTTACAGCCCGGCGGCCACCACCGCCAGATGGCCTCGGCACCGCTTCATCTGGTATAA
- a CDS encoding acyl-ACP desaturase yields the protein MNLRTEVMQFIGTKMDAFMNEFLKPIETNWQPADFLPDSTQPSFFDKLRDLREQVAALSYDYLAVLVGDTVTEEALPTYESWLMGMQGVNQEDGQGWTRWVRGWTAEENRHGDLLNKFLYLSGRVDMRAMEVSTQYLIADGFDIGTGSDPYRNFVYTSFQELATNLSHRRTATLAKQAGSPILSQMCGVIAADEMRHAKAYKAFVSEIFALDPSNMMLAFDDMMRKKIVMPAHFLRETGVKIGETFAHFSDAAQRLGVYTVHDYIRILESLLIDWKIDVIADLSDEAQRARDYLMALPARLTRVAERTKTPSLSYEFSWIG from the coding sequence ATGAATCTTCGGACTGAAGTGATGCAGTTCATCGGCACCAAAATGGATGCCTTCATGAACGAGTTTCTCAAGCCTATCGAAACGAACTGGCAACCGGCCGACTTTTTGCCCGACTCGACGCAGCCTTCGTTTTTCGACAAGCTGCGCGACCTCCGCGAACAGGTGGCGGCGCTGTCGTACGATTACCTGGCCGTGCTGGTGGGTGATACGGTGACGGAGGAGGCGCTGCCTACGTATGAATCGTGGCTGATGGGCATGCAGGGCGTCAACCAGGAAGACGGGCAGGGCTGGACGCGCTGGGTACGTGGCTGGACGGCCGAGGAAAACCGCCACGGCGACCTGCTCAACAAGTTTCTGTACCTGTCGGGCCGGGTGGATATGCGGGCGATGGAGGTGTCGACGCAATACCTGATTGCCGATGGCTTCGACATCGGCACGGGTAGCGACCCTTACCGCAACTTCGTTTACACGTCGTTTCAGGAGCTGGCGACCAACCTCTCGCACCGCCGCACGGCCACCCTGGCCAAGCAGGCGGGTAGCCCCATTCTGTCGCAGATGTGCGGCGTGATTGCCGCCGACGAAATGCGCCACGCCAAAGCATATAAGGCGTTTGTGAGCGAAATTTTCGCGCTCGACCCGTCCAACATGATGCTGGCCTTTGACGATATGATGCGTAAGAAGATTGTCATGCCGGCCCATTTCCTCCGCGAAACCGGCGTGAAGATCGGCGAGACGTTTGCCCACTTCTCGGATGCCGCCCAACGCCTGGGTGTTTACACCGTGCACGACTACATCCGTATTCTGGAGTCGCTATTGATCGACTGGAAGATCGACGTCATCGCCGACCTCTCCGACGAAGCGCAGCGCGCCCGCGATTACCTGATGGCGCTACCCGCCCGCCTAACCCGCGTAGCCGAGCGCACTAAAACACCCTCCCTGTCCTACGAGTTTAGCTGGATTGGGTAG